In Flavobacterium praedii, the DNA window ATCGGTATCTGCAATTAAAGCTGACATAACTAATTTTGGTAGGTACGGATCAGATACATCAATCATATCTATAGCTCCAGAATACTCATTTCCTTGCAATGTATATGCAACGTATGCGTAATTTCCATTCACGGCTACGTGATTTGCTTGTAGTGATCTGCCTTGACTGTCTTTTGGCGCATTGAATTCAGCAATTTGTGTTAAAGGAAATTGTTCCGATTCAGTGACCAAATTTTTTCTTGTTGATGGATTGATAATTGAGATAACTCCTGAGTTGGTTAAATCCAAACGTTGATTCAATTGCGTTTGATTGTTATTGATTACAATAGCATTTTTAACTGTATTTATTTCTGAATTTAAATTTTCCTGATCTGTACAAGAAGTAGCAAAAGCTAGTGTAATGATTGATAATAAAAAAATACCTTTTTTCATGTTTATTAAAAATATATTTATAGTTTGAAGTATTTAAAAAAATAACCCTAAAGTTTTTTATAAATACTTTGTTGTGATTTATTTTAGTCCATTTATCAATAACTATGCCATTATAAGGTTTTGTTTTATTTTTTTTTTTAAAACAATTATAATGGTGAAAAATATAATTTTTAAAACCAAAAAAGAGCGCTTTAGATTAGCGCTCTTTTGATTAAAATTGGGAAATGAATTTAATGTTTTTCTTTTCCTTCATGTTTACCGTGTTTTTCACGATTGTTTTCACGATTGTTTTCACGATTTTCGTAATTACGATTGTCATTATCATGATCTTGTTTATTACGGGCATTATATTCGCCTCTACATTTTTGAGGTTTTCCTTTATAACCCTTATAGTACTTCACTTTGTGGTTGTGAAAAAAGGTGTAAGGAGAACGGCCGTGGTAATCTGTCAATACTACTTTATACCCGTTGTATAAATCATAGTTTCTGCAATGACTTGGTAGATTTCTACTACGAATCCATTTTCCATTTCCAAAATAAATGTATTGTGCCAATCGGATATCATAATAGATTTGTATGTCTGGCAAATAGTAATATTCTACCTCATCATAGCCTACAGGACCCCAAACAGGAGGAGTGCCTATATTTACATTGACATTAGGTGTGCCAATGTTTACATTAACCGATACCTGTGCTTGCGTTGAACTTGCTGCAAGAAACAGTAATCCGATAATAAATAATTTAATTGTTTTCATTGTATTTAAATTTAGATTTGGGGTTTATTTATAAATTAAGTTGATATTTAATGTTTTGCGTGAGTGATGGCAGTGGAGCTCTTTTTTTGATTCCGTTTTTGCGGAATCAAAAAAAAGCGGGAACGTACAGCACGACCCTTGGTCTCGTCTTTTTTGACGAGGCAAAGGGACACGCCCAAATTGATATTATGAATTGATGAAGATATTAAAAACCACAAATTTGTATTTTTCTTCATCTAATTAATCGGTGAACTCTTCATTGTTGTGTAAAGGTTTCTTGATAACTGAAATTCCTTTTTGGAAAAATAAATTATTGGGATAAATTACGGTTTCACCAGTATTGGTTTTCATGGTTACGTGAAAGGCACCAATGTCTTCAATTTCGCCTTCTTCGGGGAAATCTTTATCGTGAATTAAGATGATGTCACCGATTTTAAAAGGAAATGAAAAATATAAAATAATTCCAGAAGTAATATTACTTAAAATAGACCATTGAGCAAACATTGCCACTCCAATTACAGTGGCAACTGAGGAAAGTGTGATAAAAATGTCTTCGGCTTTCACCCCCCAAATTAATATCAGAGTGATTAGGGCTAAAATAGTGATAAGGATATTGATGTATTTGATGACTAAATTGGTTCTTCGCTCTATTATCTGACTGGTTTTGGCATATTTTTGCACAACTTTGTAAACAATTGTGCGAGCAATAAAAACAAACAGCAGCAAAACTCCTGTACTGATTTCCTCTTTTAGATAATAGTTAAAAAAATTCATTATGTGTTTTTTATAAATTGACCAAATAATCAAATACTTTATCTGTTGGCATTCCCATTACGTTGGCATATGATCCTTCAATTTTGGAAACGCCTATAAAGCCAATCCATTCCTGAATTCCATAGGCTCCTGCTTTGTCATAAGGCTTATAGTTTTCTAAATAATAAAGAATGGCATCATCAGTTAACGCATTGAAAGTGACTTTTGTTGTTTCGAATAGTACATTAGTTGATGAATTAGTCTTGAAACATACCGATGTTATGACTTCGTGCGTGGCGTTTGATAATGATTTTAAAATATCAAAAGCGTCTTGATGGTCTTTTGGTTTGCCTAAAGCCTTATTATTATGCCAAACAATTGTGTCACTTGTAATCAGAATTTCATTGGGCTGTAATTCGCCTTCAAAAGCACTGGCTTTCAATTGTGCAAGATAGTTTGTGATTTCCTCTGCTTTTAATTCTGTAGGAAATATCTCTTCTATTTCTTTTAAGCGAATTTCAAAATCCAAGTCTAAATCTTTAAAAAATTGTTGTCTTCTTGGAGATCCAGATGCTAATATGAGTTTGTAGTTTTTAAGTTTTTCTTTAAGCATGGTGCAATATGTTATAGGTAACAATAGCTATAGAAAATAGCCCAAAAAAAATGATTATTTTTAAAACAGCGCTCAAATGATGAAAATCTTGGCTCTTTTTGGCATCAGCCATTTTTATTGCAAAATAAATTAATGGAGCAACTATAGTGATTAGTGCATAAGTGGTAGCTAAATATAAATCATATGCAAAAAAGTATTTTTTGATGTAAAATAGCACCATTACCAATGGAATTAAACTCAAAACCATTACTAATTTTGTTGTTCTACTATTGCCCAAAATAATAGGTAAGGTTTTCATTCCTTGATTATAATCCCCATTTACATCTTCTAAATCTTTTACAATTTCTCTTATAAAATTTATAACAAAAGCAAATAGTGCATAGTCTAGAATAATGGAGAACAAATCGGCCAAAACGACTTGGTTTCCGGGGTTAATGATGGGTAAAAGATCAAATATTGGAATGATGAGTACGCTGATAGCCAACAATAGCGCCACGACAAAATTCCCGATTAGAAACATTTGCTTAAGACTTGTTGCATAAAGATACAAAGTAGCCGAAATGATAATAAAAATGGATGCAAATCCGGGCTTCTCAATCACATTCGATAAATAAAAACCAGCACCAACTCCCAATATATTCAATGCAAAATAAATATTGTAGGCTAGCGTTTCTGTTATGCTTTTGCCTACAACAACCTGACTAGGCTTGTTATCTGTATCAGTTGCCTGATCCATTATGTTGTTGATCACATATCCGCCAGCAGCAATAAGGACTGTTGCGAAAACTAATAAACAGTATTGCCAATCTGTAAGGGCTAAAGGAATGCTTTGAAAATTTAAAAAACCATACCGAAATAGCAATTGCATCAAGGCAAGCATCAGTAGGTTTTGGTAACGAATGAGTTTAAGGTACTTCATGTTGAGTGTTGAGTGTTCCGTTTTTTAGTGTTCAAATTGTAGAATCTAGTATTTAATAATCAGTTGTGGGTTATCAGATTTTAGTGTTCAGTTTGTTAGTGTTCAGATTAAAAAAATCTAGTATTCAGTTTTTAGTTCTTAAACATACTGCATGTGGTATACATTTTTTGATTTCTGGATACTAACAAGCTGAACAATGCCCCATTAATTAAGTATTACAATTGATTACTAACAAACTGATTACTTATTACTAATCAATCGTGTTTTCCATCAAAATAAGTCATCCATTTTCCTTGTACTTTCATCACTTGCTCGATTACATCACGAGCAGCGCCTTTTCCACCATTTTTATGTGAAATATAATTTGAAATTGCTTTGATTTCTGGACTTGCATCCTGCGGACACGTTGGTAATCCTACTAATTTCATCACATGATAATCGGGAATGTCATCACCCATGTACAAAACGTGTTCTGGGTTTATGGAGTAAACGTCGGTATATTCTTTGAAGGTTTCTACTTTATCAGGAGTGCCCAAATGGATGTCGGTTATACCCAAATTTCGAAGTCTTACTCGAACGCCTTCATTGCTTCCGCCTGAGATGATGCAAACATGGTAACCGCTTTCAACAGCTGCTTTCATGGCATAACCATCACGAATATTCATTGTTCTAAGAATTTCTCCTTCGTTGGTAACAAAGACAGAACTGTCTGTAAGTACGCCATCTACGTCAAAGACAAACGTAGTAATATCATTCATTATTTCTTTATAGCTTTTTGCCATGATTTTGTATAGATTGGGTTAATATTTTATAAATAGTAGATTGATTTTCATTGGATAAAAAAGATTCGTGCGCTTCAATTGTTGAAATATCATTGCGTTTGGCTGGGCCTGTTTGCGCTTCTTTGGGAGAAAGCGTCAAGAGTTTTTGGGCCGTTTCAAGAATTAAAGGCTTCAAAATATCGAACGGAACGTGGTTTTCTTGGCAAATATCATTACCCAATTGGTATAAATAATTGGTAAAGTTATTGACAAAAACTGCAGCTACATGCAATGCTTTGCGTTGGTGCGAGTCAATTTTGTAAACACTTTGAGATATGGATTTGGCTACTTTTTCCAGGATTTCATAATCGCTTTCGTTTTGGGTTTCAAGACAAAATGGAATTGCATTAAAATCGATAGTTTTCCCTTTGGTGAAAGTTTGCAAAGGGTAAAAAACACCTTTTCTATTTTTGTTATCCAAAATTGTCAATGGAGCACTCCCCGAAGTGTGAACAACTAAACGATTCTCGAAAGGCAATTGCGAAGAAACACTTGCAATGGCATCATCAGAAACAGCAATGATATATAAATCAGTTTCTATCAAAGCATTCCAGTCATTAGTGATTTTATTCGAATCAAGAAGTGAGGAAATTTGCTTTTGGGTTCTAGAAAAAACCTGCATGATTTCTACCGCTCCGCTTTTTGCGAAAGCATCAATAAGATGTTGTGCTACATTTCCTGAACCGATAATCGTTATTTTAATCATTTGGCAAAATTAACAAAAAAAAATGAAGAGATTAAAGGTATTTTTTATCGACTAAATAACATTAAAAGATATGATTTATTGTTTTTTATTTAAAAAATCATCCTTAAATTTTGATTAAATTAACAATTCTCTCCTTATACAAATGGATAATTTTAAGTATTTTTGCGACACATAAATAAAACTAAATTCAATTCCAAATGAATAAAAAATTATTCTCTGTCTTGTTTTCTACCCGATTAATGTCTTTATTGTTTTTAACTTTTGCAATAGCAATGGGAGCGGGTACTTTTATAGAAAGTAAATACAATACTGACACAGCTCGAATTTTAGTTTATAATACTTGGTGGTTTGAAGCTATTATGCTGTTTTTTATGATTAATTTCATCGGGAACATCAAACGCTATCAATTACTCAAAAAAGAAAAATGGGCTACTTTAATGCTTCATTTGGCTTTTATTTTTATCATTGCGGGTGCTTTTATAACACGTTATATAAGTTTTGAAGGTATGATGCCAATACGAGAAGGCGCAACTGAAAATCAATTCTACTCGGATAAAACATATTTGACTCTTTATATCGATGGGGATTATAAGGGGGAGATGAAACGTAGAGTTTTTGAAAAAGCTCTTTTACTTTCGCCTGTAACCAATAATGATTTTTCTATAAAAGGAGATTTTGACAATAAAGACTTTGAAGTAGAATATAAAAATTTCATTATGGGTGCCAAACAATACATAAAACCGGATCCCAAAGGGAGTTTGTATTTTAAATTGGTAGAAGCGGGTGATGGTGGACGAGAAGAACATTTTTTAAAAGAGGGTGAAGTACAAAATATTCATAACATTCTTTTTTCTTTAAATAAATATACTGAAGGCGCCATAAATATCAATACAACAGGAGATAGTTATACGATTCAAATGCCATTTGAAGGTGAATTTATGCGAATGGCAGATAAGTTACAAGGAAAAGTAGTGAAAGATATTACTCAACCCTTGATGATGCGTTCTTTATACAGTATTGGAGATATTCGTTTTGTTTGTCCTGAACCAGCTACAAAAGGAGTGCTTGATTATGAATCTAAAAATGATTTTAAAGAAAAAAATCTTGAGGATTTATTGGTTTTAAATCTCAAAACTGATGGACAAGTAAAGGAAGTGAAAATTATGGGATCCAAAGGGAAATCAGGAAAACCAATAAATGTGAAAATTGGAAAACTTGAGTATACATTTATATATGGAACTAAAACATATACTTTGCCTTTCAAGATTAAGCTTAATGATTTTGTAGCCCAAAAATATCCTGGAACGGAGAAAAGCTTTTCTTCTTTTGAAAGCCATGTTACAGTTCAAGATTCAACAACCTCATTTGATTATAAAATATTCATGAATCATGTTTTGGATCACGAGGGATACCGCTTTTTTCAATCTTCATTCGATCCAGACGAGCAAGGAACTGTTTTGTCTGTAAATCATGATTATTGGGGTACAACCATAACTTATATTGGCTATTTTATGTTGTTTTTTTCAATGATGGCTATAATGTTTACTAAGCATTCTCGTTTTGCAGATTTAAAAAGAAAGTTGGAAGTTGTGAAAAATAAAAAAGCCAAATTAGTATCTATTTTTGTACTATTGTTTAGTTTGAATGGCTTTGCACAAGAACACAATCATGCTGCTGATGGAGCTAATCCTGATCAAGCTGCTCATCAAGTACGGGTAAAACCTACTAAAAAACAGTTAGATTCTTTATTGACCATTTATACCGTAGACGAAAAGCATGCTGCAAAATTTGGTAGATTGGTTATTCAAGATGCAGGGGGAAGAATGAAACCTATCAATACCTTCTCTTCGGAGTTGTTGAGAAAAGTAAGTCATTCTGATACATACAACGGAATGAACTCTGATCAAGTATTTATTTCAATGACTCAAAGTGCTCAACTTTGGATCGAAATACCACTGATTTATATCAAATCAGGAAATGATAGCATTCGTAAAATTATCGGAATTGATCCCAAAGATAAGTATGCTCCTTTTATTGCTTTCTTTGATGAAAAAGGAAACTATAAATTATCTCCTTTTTTAGATGGAGCCTACAAAGCAGGAAATCCAAATCAATTTGAAAAAGATTTCATAGAAACGGATAAGAAAGTAAACTTAATGGAATCTGCTTTAAGTGGAAGTATATTAAGGATTTTTCCAATACCAAATGATCCAGGGAATAAGTGGATTTCATACTTGGAACTTGGAAATGCCGGTTTAAAAGGAATGGATTCTACTTATACCAAAAGTATTTTACCTCTTTATTTTGGAACTTTGGCAAATGCGATTGAAAGTAAAAATTACAAAACTGCCGATGAACTATTGGGAAGTATTAATGATTTTCAAAAGAAGTTTGGAAGCAAAGTAAGGCCGAGTGATGATAAAATTAATTTGGAAATCACATATAATAAATATGATTTGCTTCAAAAACTGCCTTATGCCTATTTGTTAGCAGCAATTTTAATGCTAATGTTTACTATTCTTAAGATTTTTAAAGAATCTAAAGTTTTAAATGTTTTAGTCAATTCAATGCATGTTCTCATAGGAATATTATTTGTTTTGCATACCATAACATTAGTAGCTCGTTGGTATATTTCTGGTCATGCGCCTTGGAGTAATGCATATGAAGCCATTGTTTATGTAGCATGGGCAACAATGTTTTTTGGTTTGGCTTTTGATATAAAATCAAAATTGACTGTTGCTTCAGCCGCTTTTGTAACTGCTATGATTTTATCTGCAGCTTATGCCAATTGGGTTGATCCAGAAATTGCCAATTTGCAACCCGTATTAAATTCCTATTGGTTAATGATTCACGTAGCTGTTATTGTGGCGAGCTATGGGCCATTTGCATTGGGTATGATTTTAGGTTTTGTGTCTTTAGTTTTAATATTTTTTACAAATGAAAAGAACAAAGCCAAAATGGATTTGAATATTCAAGAAATTACTTATATAAACGAAATGGCTTTGACTATTGGTTTAATTATGTTGACCATTGGTAATTTTCTTGGAGGGCAATGGGCCAATGAAAGCTGGGGTCGTTACTGGGGATGGGATCCAAAAGAAACATGGGCATTGATTAGTATAATGGTTTATGCTTTTGTGATTCACGCTCGTTTTGTTCCTTCTTTAAGAGGAAAATGGATCTTTAATTTAATGAGTATGTTTGCCTTTGTTTCTATTTTGTTTACTTATTATGGAGTAAATTTTCACTTGGTAGGATTGCATTCCTATGCTAGTGGTGAGGCACATTCTTTAGCATGGATCTGGTATACACTGGGATCAATATCTTTAATTGGAGCTTTGGCTTATCCAAAATATAGAAAATATTACAAGAAGTAATTCGGTATTGTATTATATAAAAAAAGGTTTCGATAGTTTTATTGGAACCTTTTTTTATATAAAATAAATCTTATTTTTTTAAATTTAAAATTGCTTTTATCGATAAAAATGGCTTTTAATTGGGTTTTGGCATGGTATTTGAAATGTCTAATACTAGATAATTGTATTAGGTTTATATTTTTTAAAATGCAAAATGGTTGGTTAGTATTTTGGTTAAAGAATACCTTGTAGATTATCATTTACAATTAGTTAATGAGATGCTCCTTTTGGAGCATCTTTTTTTTTTGATGGAATATTTTAAACCAAATGTTGGTATAACTTTTTCAAATGAACAGAAAATAAATATAAGCTTTCCATTTATTTTTATAAAAAATTAATTTAATAATAACAGTTGTTGAACTATAATATTTTCTAACAAGACAAATAAATGTTTAATTTTATATCAAAATTTTAAAACATGAAAAAATTAGTAGTAGCGATTTGCGCATTGTTCTTTTTTAGTATCCAAATTCAAGCACAAGTGAAACAAAACATCTATCAATTTAAAGTAGAAGATTTATCAGGCAAGACTTTTGATTTTGCCTCGCTAAAAGGTAAAAAAGTATTAATTGTTAATACTGCTTCAGAGTGTGGATACACACCACAATATAAAGAATTGGAAGCTTTGTATAAACAGTACAAAGACAAAGGTTTTGTAATTGTTGGATTCCCTGCCAACAACTTTGGTGGTCAAGAGCCAGGAACCAATGCAGAGATTAAAACATTTTGTCAAGCCAATTATGGTGTAACTTTCCCTATGATGAGTAAAGTTTCTGTAAAAGGCGATGATATGTGTGAGATGTATAAATTTTTGACACAAAAATCCAAAAATGGTGTTCAAGATTCCAAAGTAGAATGGAATTTTCAAAAATACCTTATCAATGAAAAAGGTGAATTAGTCAAAGTATATCTTTCTAAAGTAAAACCAATGGATGAAAACATTGTAAATTGGGTAAAAGGATAGTTTTTTAAGTGGTCAGTGATCAGTTTCTTAGTAATAAGTTCCGATAGCGTTAAAAAAAAGAGTTTGCTAATTTTAGCAAACTCTTTTTTTATATCCATAACCCAAAACTACCCTTTTGCAATAACTTCCTTAACAGTAGCTTCGTAATTTCGGATACTTTTTGATTTTTTGATGTTTTTATGAACCTTATGTGGATCTGAAAATATGGCCGAGAAATATTCCCATAAATGATGCATTTTCAGTAGTATGTGTGTTTGACCAGATAATGACTCGCTGTATCCTTGGTAAAGCGTATCATGGAATTCGCTGAACAATTCCATTTTGTTTTTTGGATATTCTGTAGTATTACTTTTAATCATACTTGGTAAAAAAGGATCTGCAATCAATCCTCTACCAATCATCCAATGATCAATAGAAGGAAAGCGTTCTTGCATTTCGTGGAATTTAGTTACCGAAGTAATATCGCCGTTGTAATACAGTTTGTGCTTAGTGTTGTCAATACATTGTTGGAACGCATCCAGATGCACACCACCTTTGTACAGTTGTTTTCCTAAGCGGGCATGTATGGCAATGTTTTTTATTGGGTATTTGTCTAAAATTGGTAAAACATCAAGAATTTCTTGTGTTGTATCATATCCCAAACGCATTTTCATCGACACAATGATGTCAGTTTCATTATGCGCTCTTTCAAGTATATGATTGATTTTTTCGGTATTACTGATTAGACCAGAGCCCATACCCGATTTGGTAACCATTGGATAGGGACAACCCAGATTCCAGTTTAGTTCTTTATATCCAAGTTCTCTAACATATTTTGCCACAAATATAAATTCATCTGCATCATTCGTAATCACTTGCGGAATGACTTCTAGACCAATGTTGTTTTCTGGAAGCAAATCACGCTCGTAAGATGATTTTATAGCCAATTTACCATTCAAACGAATGTAAGGTGAATAAAAAGTATCTATTCCTCCAAAATATTTATTTTGAGCATTTCTAAAACGAAAATCGGTAAATCCTTGCAAAGGGGAAGAAAGCAGTGTAAAACTCATAGTATGTATAAAAAGGCAAAGATACTATTCTTTATGGGGTTATGGTTTGTCGGTGGGGTTATGTTTTGAAGCTATTTATACCGAACAGGTTTAAAAAAAACTATTGGGAAACCGCAAACCTAACAGTTTTTTTTTAACCTGTTAGGTATCATATTTTAATGATATAAATAGTAAAGTGAGAGATCAAAGCTAATTACCAAAAAATCACTCCAAAATCAATTGCATAAAAACCGAATGCAACCAACGATCAAATTTATAACCAGATTCTTTGATGATTCCAACGGTTTTGAATCCAAATTTCTCATGAAAATCAATACTGCTTTGGTTTTCGGCATCGATTACTGCAATCATAGTATGCAATTTTTGGTTTTTGGCCAATTGTATTAATTCGTATAATAGCAATTTTCCAATCCCTTGTCCATGATGTTCATTATCTACATAAACGGAATGTTCTACAGTGTATTTGTAAGCTTCTCTGAAACGAAATTCGCTATACATACCAAAACCAACGACTTTACCATCCTGTTTTGCAACAATTACAGGGAAATGTTTGTTGGTTTTATCTTCTAAAATGGCTTTTTGTTGTTCGTAAGTTCGAATGTTGTAATCGTATAAGGCAGTTGAATTTAGAATGTTATAATTAATAATATCCAATATGGCTTGCGCGTCCTCGGTTTGGTAAGGTCTTATTTTGATTTTCATTTCTTTATTTATTTCTCATCAAAAATAGTAAAAAGTTGTTCTATTTGAAGGTATTCGATGGTCAAGTTTGTAACTTTGCTTTTTAGGTTGTAGTTGTAAAACTTCTAACTTCTAACTTCTAATTTCTAACTTTAAAAATGGTTTACCCCAAAATACCTTTAGCACAAAGTATTATTCAAATTTTAT includes these proteins:
- a CDS encoding geranylgeranylglycerol-phosphate geranylgeranyltransferase, translated to MKYLKLIRYQNLLMLALMQLLFRYGFLNFQSIPLALTDWQYCLLVFATVLIAAGGYVINNIMDQATDTDNKPSQVVVGKSITETLAYNIYFALNILGVGAGFYLSNVIEKPGFASIFIIISATLYLYATSLKQMFLIGNFVVALLLAISVLIIPIFDLLPIINPGNQVVLADLFSIILDYALFAFVINFIREIVKDLEDVNGDYNQGMKTLPIILGNSRTTKLVMVLSLIPLVMVLFYIKKYFFAYDLYLATTYALITIVAPLIYFAIKMADAKKSQDFHHLSAVLKIIIFFGLFSIAIVTYNILHHA
- a CDS encoding GNAT family N-acetyltransferase; translation: MKIKIRPYQTEDAQAILDIINYNILNSTALYDYNIRTYEQQKAILEDKTNKHFPVIVAKQDGKVVGFGMYSEFRFREAYKYTVEHSVYVDNEHHGQGIGKLLLYELIQLAKNQKLHTMIAVIDAENQSSIDFHEKFGFKTVGIIKESGYKFDRWLHSVFMQLILE
- a CDS encoding tRNA dihydrouridine synthase, with translation MSFTLLSSPLQGFTDFRFRNAQNKYFGGIDTFYSPYIRLNGKLAIKSSYERDLLPENNIGLEVIPQVITNDADEFIFVAKYVRELGYKELNWNLGCPYPMVTKSGMGSGLISNTEKINHILERAHNETDIIVSMKMRLGYDTTQEILDVLPILDKYPIKNIAIHARLGKQLYKGGVHLDAFQQCIDNTKHKLYYNGDITSVTKFHEMQERFPSIDHWMIGRGLIADPFLPSMIKSNTTEYPKNKMELFSEFHDTLYQGYSESLSGQTHILLKMHHLWEYFSAIFSDPHKVHKNIKKSKSIRNYEATVKEVIAKG
- a CDS encoding KdsC family phosphatase encodes the protein MAKSYKEIMNDITTFVFDVDGVLTDSSVFVTNEGEILRTMNIRDGYAMKAAVESGYHVCIISGGSNEGVRVRLRNLGITDIHLGTPDKVETFKEYTDVYSINPEHVLYMGDDIPDYHVMKLVGLPTCPQDASPEIKAISNYISHKNGGKGAARDVIEQVMKVQGKWMTYFDGKHD
- a CDS encoding Maf-like protein, yielding MLKEKLKNYKLILASGSPRRQQFFKDLDLDFEIRLKEIEEIFPTELKAEEITNYLAQLKASAFEGELQPNEILITSDTIVWHNNKALGKPKDHQDAFDILKSLSNATHEVITSVCFKTNSSTNVLFETTKVTFNALTDDAILYYLENYKPYDKAGAYGIQEWIGFIGVSKIEGSYANVMGMPTDKVFDYLVNL
- the ccsA gene encoding cytochrome c biogenesis protein CcsA yields the protein MNKKLFSVLFSTRLMSLLFLTFAIAMGAGTFIESKYNTDTARILVYNTWWFEAIMLFFMINFIGNIKRYQLLKKEKWATLMLHLAFIFIIAGAFITRYISFEGMMPIREGATENQFYSDKTYLTLYIDGDYKGEMKRRVFEKALLLSPVTNNDFSIKGDFDNKDFEVEYKNFIMGAKQYIKPDPKGSLYFKLVEAGDGGREEHFLKEGEVQNIHNILFSLNKYTEGAININTTGDSYTIQMPFEGEFMRMADKLQGKVVKDITQPLMMRSLYSIGDIRFVCPEPATKGVLDYESKNDFKEKNLEDLLVLNLKTDGQVKEVKIMGSKGKSGKPINVKIGKLEYTFIYGTKTYTLPFKIKLNDFVAQKYPGTEKSFSSFESHVTVQDSTTSFDYKIFMNHVLDHEGYRFFQSSFDPDEQGTVLSVNHDYWGTTITYIGYFMLFFSMMAIMFTKHSRFADLKRKLEVVKNKKAKLVSIFVLLFSLNGFAQEHNHAADGANPDQAAHQVRVKPTKKQLDSLLTIYTVDEKHAAKFGRLVIQDAGGRMKPINTFSSELLRKVSHSDTYNGMNSDQVFISMTQSAQLWIEIPLIYIKSGNDSIRKIIGIDPKDKYAPFIAFFDEKGNYKLSPFLDGAYKAGNPNQFEKDFIETDKKVNLMESALSGSILRIFPIPNDPGNKWISYLELGNAGLKGMDSTYTKSILPLYFGTLANAIESKNYKTADELLGSINDFQKKFGSKVRPSDDKINLEITYNKYDLLQKLPYAYLLAAILMLMFTILKIFKESKVLNVLVNSMHVLIGILFVLHTITLVARWYISGHAPWSNAYEAIVYVAWATMFFGLAFDIKSKLTVASAAFVTAMILSAAYANWVDPEIANLQPVLNSYWLMIHVAVIVASYGPFALGMILGFVSLVLIFFTNEKNKAKMDLNIQEITYINEMALTIGLIMLTIGNFLGGQWANESWGRYWGWDPKETWALISIMVYAFVIHARFVPSLRGKWIFNLMSMFAFVSILFTYYGVNFHLVGLHSYASGEAHSLAWIWYTLGSISLIGALAYPKYRKYYKK
- a CDS encoding glutathione peroxidase, producing MKKLVVAICALFFFSIQIQAQVKQNIYQFKVEDLSGKTFDFASLKGKKVLIVNTASECGYTPQYKELEALYKQYKDKGFVIVGFPANNFGGQEPGTNAEIKTFCQANYGVTFPMMSKVSVKGDDMCEMYKFLTQKSKNGVQDSKVEWNFQKYLINEKGELVKVYLSKVKPMDENIVNWVKG
- a CDS encoding mechanosensitive ion channel domain-containing protein, whose product is MNFFNYYLKEEISTGVLLLFVFIARTIVYKVVQKYAKTSQIIERRTNLVIKYINILITILALITLILIWGVKAEDIFITLSSVATVIGVAMFAQWSILSNITSGIILYFSFPFKIGDIILIHDKDFPEEGEIEDIGAFHVTMKTNTGETVIYPNNLFFQKGISVIKKPLHNNEEFTD
- a CDS encoding Rossmann-like and DUF2520 domain-containing protein codes for the protein MIKITIIGSGNVAQHLIDAFAKSGAVEIMQVFSRTQKQISSLLDSNKITNDWNALIETDLYIIAVSDDAIASVSSQLPFENRLVVHTSGSAPLTILDNKNRKGVFYPLQTFTKGKTIDFNAIPFCLETQNESDYEILEKVAKSISQSVYKIDSHQRKALHVAAVFVNNFTNYLYQLGNDICQENHVPFDILKPLILETAQKLLTLSPKEAQTGPAKRNDISTIEAHESFLSNENQSTIYKILTQSIQNHGKKL